One Spinacia oleracea cultivar Varoflay chromosome 4, BTI_SOV_V1, whole genome shotgun sequence DNA segment encodes these proteins:
- the LOC130472024 gene encoding protein FAR1-RELATED SEQUENCE 8-like → MNDPYWPEYSILPARRRLEMVDEGDEIVGGGYDGDGGYDGGGGARVFEEYCDDHHDDNAECNVFRDDDNGDDKCNELETGYDDDNGDDEFAVNEEDDECNEFPVNEEDDECNELETGYDYDNEDCNGDEIVGLVKGDYIYHETVEPYQTLKKKIVKTVFGDEEEIAPPKINMRFSTYEEVHDYIFRYARQKGFGICRTASSSKRASKGSDIKVRRCGIWICECAGKPAPSKQYKDRSKLPKQIQSATAKARRSKKVGCPVEMYASVDEKGDWIIRRVMLDHQNHEPTPRKSRDVPVYRKRNLIEREKHLVRFIKNSSKAGISNSDIIKILAEDRDEEENLPCNSRDIQKMNREEVKLNLSGGDARAMVDYFNKLTTDNQNFFHMERYVEGGGLQDIVWVDARSRAAYEEFGDVVVFDATRYSLVNALLSRETAETYTWLFTTWLNCMSGKAPSAILTDQDAAMRRALKETMKGTTHRWCLWHILQKFPKYLNKHERYEDLKADLENVIYDSSDPVTYEKSWNDVIVHYGVKENDKYNDKYKWLEVMYNERHMWISAYTKDVFWAGMRTTQRSESYNHFSKGYVDRNTYLYQFVRSYLKAMAKKAMDEDKADRSDQRFVRQLATTFHVETLFRRIYTDSAYWLVQEEVRKICYTASEVSRIITCDTGTTIEYIFEDRKWIKPKNSRAAEIPT, encoded by the exons ATGAACGACCCGTATTGGCCGGAGTATTCGATATTGCCGGCGAGAAGGAGATTAGAGATGGTCGACGAAGGTGATGAGATCGTCGGGGGAGGATATGACGGCGACGGAGGATACGACGGCGGCGGAGGTGCCAGAGTATTCGAAGAG TATTGTGATGATCACCATGATGATAATGCTGAGTGTAATGTATTTCGTGATgatgataatggtgatgataagTGTAATGAATTGGAGACTGGTTATGATgatgataatggtgatgatgaATTTGCTGTTAATGAGGAAGATGATGAGTGTAATGAATTTCCTGTTAATGAGGAAGATGATGAGTGTAATGAATTGGAGACTGGTTATGATTATGATAATGAGGATTGTAATGGGGATGAGATTGTTGGGCTAGTAAAAGGGGATTATATTTATCATGAGACGGTTGAACCTTATCAGACTCTGAAGAAGAAGATTGTGAAAACAGTTTTTGGGGATGAGGAAGAAATTGCTCCTCCAAAGATAAACATGCGATTTAGTACATATGAAGAAGTGCATGATTATATCTTTAGGTATGCAAGGCAAAAGGGATTTGGGATTTGCAGAACCGCTAGTAGTTCGAAAAGGGCGTCGAAGGGTAGTGATATAAAAGTGAGGCGTTGTGGGATTTGGATTTGTGAGTGCGCTGGAAAACCAGCTCCATCAAAGCAATACAAAGATCGAAGCAAATTACCAAAGCAAATTCAGAGTGCCACGGCTAAGGCAAGGAGATCCAAAAAAGTAGGATGTCCAGTTGAAATGTATGCAAGTGTagatgaaaagggtgattggaTTATTAGGAGAGTGATGTTGGACCATCAGAATCACGAACCCACACCGAGGAAATCCAGGGATGTGCCTGTTTACAGGAAACGCAATTTAATCGAAAGAGAGAAACACTTGGTACGTTTCATTAAGAATAGCTCTAAGGCAGGTATCAGCAATAGTGATATAATAAAAATACTGGCCGAGGACAGGGACGAAGAGGAAAATCTGCCATGTAATTCAAGGGACATTCAAAAGATGAACAGGGAAGAGGTGAAGTTGAACCTAAGTGGTGGTGATGCCCGGGCAATGGTTGATTACTTTAACAAGTTGACAACGGATAATCAGAACTTCTTCCACATGGAAAGGTACGTGGAAGGAGGTGGTCTTCAAGACATAGTTTGGGTTGATGCGAGGAGCAGGGCAGCGTACGAAGAGTTTGGAGATGTAGTAGTCTTCGATGCCAC ACGATACTCTTTGGTTAATGCACTGCTTTCTCGCGAGACTGCAGAGACTTACACATGGTTGTTTACAACTTGGTTAAACTGCATGTCAGGCAAAGCTCCTAGTGCGATATTAACTGATCAGGATGCTGCAATGAGGAGAGCATTGAAGGAGACCATGAAAGGTACAACACATAGGTGGTGTTTGTGGCATATTCTCCAAAAGTTCCCCAAATATTTGAATAAGCATGAGAGATATGAAGATTTGAAGGCTGATCTAGAGAATGTAATATATGATAGCAGTGATCCCGTTACTTATGAAAAGAGTTGGAATGATGTCATTGTTCACTACGGCGTCAAAGAGAATGACAAGTACAATGACAAGTACAAATGGTTGGAAg TTATGTATAACGAGAGGCATATGTGGATTTCAGCGTATACGAAAGATGTTTTTTGGGCTGGCATGCGGACCACCCAACGTTCTGAGAGTTATAATCACTTCTCCAAAGGATATGTGGATCGCAACACATACCTTTACCAGTTTGTGCGGAGTTATCTTAAGGCCATGGCGAAAAAGGCCATGGATGAAGACAAGGCAGATAGGAGTGATCAAAGGTTTGTTAGGCAACTTGCAACCACGTTTCATGTTGAGACATTGTTCCGGAGGATCTACACAGATAGTGCGTATTGGTTGGTGCAAGAGGAGGTCCGAAAGATCTGTTACACGGCGTCGGAGGTATCCAGAATCATCACATGTGATACTGGTACTACCATTGAGTATATTTTTGAGGATCGGAAGTGGATTAAACCAAAGAATTCAAGGGCTGCTGAAATACCGACTTAG